In Streptomyces sp. NBC_00335, a single genomic region encodes these proteins:
- a CDS encoding MarR family transcriptional regulator — protein sequence MSTLRFAAVNADGLLSDLDLPPAAYRVLLKLRSLSEPGGRILIDQATVGGMLDLSRPSVNAALRSLELAKLVRKIRNGVYQINPMLAGYTSFEDAVAAVNEMDAEERLDARGYVASYHRAVAAYQDQLAEQRKKRAAQAVAKKAAESKRRRALHAVG from the coding sequence GTGAGTACCTTGCGATTCGCTGCGGTCAACGCAGACGGGCTGCTCTCCGACCTCGACCTGCCGCCGGCGGCGTACCGGGTGCTGCTGAAGCTGCGTTCGCTCAGCGAGCCTGGCGGGCGGATCCTCATCGACCAGGCGACGGTCGGCGGGATGCTGGACCTGAGCCGGCCGAGCGTCAACGCCGCGCTGCGGAGCCTGGAGCTGGCGAAGTTGGTCAGGAAGATCCGGAACGGGGTCTACCAGATCAACCCGATGCTCGCCGGGTACACCTCGTTCGAAGATGCGGTCGCGGCCGTGAACGAGATGGACGCGGAGGAACGACTGGACGCGCGGGGCTATGTGGCCAGCTACCACCGGGCGGTGGCGGCGTATCAGGACCAGCTCGCCGAGCAGCGCAAGAAGCGGGCGGCTCAGGCCGTCGCCAAGAAGGCGGCCGAATCGAAGCGGCGTAGGGCGCTGCACGCGGTGGGCTGA
- the tpg gene encoding telomere-protecting terminal protein Tpg — MSEISDSLDRADEQNFTRPIPKSAGAQIRYLVKQLKSTKAVADLLAISRRTVERYVKDQIKQPKPALSARLEREVRRRWQPLVRKRARAKAAKQTGLIIETRARFGFSAAPGTTDDGRMRRITQHLPPEYASRLFTAHEAGATEAQLRGITAEGLQEIYFKDHGARAQGLLVEFTDIDYVELNF, encoded by the coding sequence ATGTCCGAAATCAGCGACAGCCTCGACCGCGCCGACGAGCAGAACTTCACCCGCCCCATCCCCAAGTCGGCGGGCGCCCAGATCCGGTACCTCGTCAAACAACTCAAGTCGACCAAGGCCGTGGCGGACCTCCTCGCCATCTCCCGGCGCACGGTGGAGCGGTACGTGAAGGACCAGATCAAGCAGCCCAAGCCGGCACTCTCCGCCCGCCTGGAGCGCGAGGTACGCCGCCGCTGGCAGCCCCTCGTCCGCAAGCGCGCCCGCGCCAAGGCCGCGAAGCAGACAGGCCTGATCATCGAGACCCGCGCCCGCTTCGGCTTCAGCGCCGCCCCCGGCACGACCGACGACGGCCGGATGCGCCGCATCACCCAGCACCTCCCCCCGGAGTACGCGTCCCGCCTCTTCACCGCCCACGAGGCCGGAGCCACCGAAGCCCAGCTCCGCGGCATCACCGCCGAAGGGCTCCAGGAGATCTACTTCAAGGACCACGGCGCCCGCGCCCAGGGCCTCCTCGTCGAGTTCACCGACATCGACTACGTAGAGCTCAACTTCTAA
- the tap gene encoding telomere-associated protein Tap, translated as MPNAHENEQTTLFAAVDALLEEAAAQDALPHPDERKRLREAAGLSQDQIAQALAVRRETVTSWETGRTAPRPPKRAAYARLLNGLADLHGINAVNAPTPQPAAPHPAAEATGPINAVNTQPPPTLQAHVEGAGPTPSVAAPINAVNSTPQPGTAMATPTPRTGVTKPAPAKSTPTPLPEGNGPLAVLDGSGKAHAARGAVLTPPTTLPALVEWALTPAADLRSPRLHRNGKDGDPLLVLTPAATEALGLPLVLEDRRGLRLPDDHPVIKQLTKAKWQLTRRGFGPWPRIYRPATPTTGRQCVQLAILPWGALDPRAWGEHTAELPAPELADLLTSYATRVLTPRGSTAVSGLELMTALRPPTRAARDESTNTWVSAPVPGSLTRPVDPAPPEAPDEHPVVAALYPRSHQRTPDQVLDEEAYDWIRDPQLLSDAECTRTHAVGIDVNMAFAAAANRLLVGTGPAVHTDGPRFDPKLPGCWLADLSAQAIAMDPRLPSPFTPHGRPPTGPAWYATPTLAYAQELGLTVQPTEAWLRPDHGPYLDAWYTRLRDAYMATMAELGVHTSLTDSAFLQAMAQYKGDPDHPLPQTAVLSAIKSTVKGGIGKLRERPQGAGYRPGESWPALERPTWRPDIRAAVISTARVNMHRKMQKLATAADLYPIAVLSDCAVYLSDGPSPLDFLPRTPEGKPLPGGFRLGVSPGMVKHEGTQPLLWAVQLLDERHNPARHIKGHDAAADGE; from the coding sequence ATGCCCAACGCGCACGAAAACGAACAGACCACGCTCTTCGCCGCGGTCGACGCCCTACTGGAAGAGGCCGCGGCACAGGACGCCCTCCCGCACCCGGACGAGCGCAAGCGCCTCCGCGAGGCCGCGGGCCTGAGCCAGGACCAGATCGCCCAGGCCCTGGCCGTCCGCCGCGAAACGGTCACCTCCTGGGAGACGGGCCGCACGGCCCCCCGCCCGCCCAAGCGCGCCGCCTACGCCCGCCTCCTCAACGGCCTGGCGGACCTCCACGGCATTAACGCCGTTAACGCCCCCACGCCTCAGCCCGCGGCCCCCCACCCCGCCGCCGAAGCCACCGGGCCCATTAACGCCGTTAACACCCAGCCGCCCCCCACACTCCAGGCCCACGTCGAAGGCGCCGGGCCCACCCCCAGCGTCGCCGCACCCATTAACGCCGTTAACTCCACCCCCCAGCCGGGAACGGCAATGGCAACACCCACCCCCCGCACAGGTGTCACCAAACCGGCCCCCGCCAAATCCACCCCCACCCCCCTCCCGGAGGGCAACGGCCCCCTAGCCGTACTGGACGGCAGCGGAAAGGCCCACGCCGCCCGAGGCGCAGTCCTCACACCCCCCACCACCCTCCCCGCCCTCGTCGAGTGGGCCCTCACCCCCGCCGCCGACCTCCGCTCCCCCCGCCTCCACCGCAACGGCAAGGACGGCGACCCCCTCCTCGTCCTCACCCCCGCCGCCACCGAGGCACTCGGACTCCCCCTCGTCCTCGAAGACCGCCGCGGCCTGCGCCTCCCCGACGACCACCCGGTCATCAAGCAGCTCACCAAAGCGAAGTGGCAGCTGACCCGCCGCGGCTTCGGCCCCTGGCCCCGCATCTACCGCCCGGCCACCCCCACCACCGGCCGCCAGTGCGTCCAGCTCGCGATCCTCCCCTGGGGCGCCCTCGACCCCCGCGCCTGGGGCGAGCACACCGCAGAGCTCCCCGCACCGGAACTCGCCGACCTCCTCACCTCCTACGCGACCCGCGTGCTCACCCCCCGGGGCTCCACAGCCGTATCCGGCCTGGAGCTCATGACGGCCCTGCGCCCGCCCACCCGCGCCGCCCGCGACGAGTCCACGAACACCTGGGTCTCCGCCCCGGTACCCGGCTCCCTCACCCGCCCCGTCGACCCTGCTCCCCCGGAGGCCCCCGACGAGCACCCGGTCGTCGCGGCCCTCTACCCGCGCTCGCACCAGCGCACCCCGGACCAGGTCCTCGACGAAGAGGCGTACGACTGGATCCGGGACCCCCAACTCCTCAGCGACGCCGAGTGCACCCGCACCCACGCCGTCGGCATCGACGTGAACATGGCCTTCGCCGCGGCCGCCAACCGCCTCCTCGTCGGCACCGGCCCCGCGGTCCACACCGACGGCCCCCGCTTCGACCCGAAGCTCCCCGGCTGCTGGCTCGCCGACCTCTCAGCCCAAGCCATCGCCATGGACCCCCGCCTCCCCAGCCCCTTCACCCCGCACGGCCGCCCGCCCACCGGCCCCGCCTGGTACGCCACTCCGACCCTCGCCTACGCCCAGGAGCTCGGCCTCACCGTCCAGCCCACCGAGGCCTGGCTCCGCCCGGACCACGGCCCGTACCTCGACGCCTGGTACACCCGCCTGCGCGACGCCTACATGGCGACCATGGCCGAACTCGGCGTCCACACCTCCCTCACCGACTCCGCCTTCCTCCAGGCGATGGCGCAGTACAAGGGCGACCCGGACCACCCCCTCCCCCAGACCGCGGTCCTCTCCGCGATCAAGTCCACCGTCAAGGGCGGCATCGGCAAGCTCCGCGAACGCCCGCAGGGCGCCGGCTACCGCCCCGGCGAGAGCTGGCCCGCCCTCGAACGCCCCACCTGGCGCCCCGACATCCGCGCCGCCGTCATCTCCACGGCCCGCGTCAACATGCACCGCAAGATGCAAAAGCTGGCGACAGCAGCGGACCTCTACCCGATCGCCGTCCTCTCCGACTGCGCGGTCTACCTCTCCGACGGACCCAGCCCACTCGACTTCCTGCCCCGCACCCCCGAGGGCAAGCCCCTGCCCGGCGGCTTCCGCCTCGGCGTCAGCCCCGGCATGGTCAAGCACGAGGGCACCCAACCCCTCCTCTGGGCCGTTCAGCTACTCGACGAACGCCACAACCCCGCCCGCCACATCAAGGGCCACGACGCCGCGGCCGACGGAGAGTAA